The following are from one region of the Juglans regia cultivar Chandler chromosome 10, Walnut 2.0, whole genome shotgun sequence genome:
- the LOC108979265 gene encoding protein TIFY 10A-like isoform X2: MSSSPVFSEFSGKRSEKASFSLKCSLLSQYLKEKGSFGDLNLGMSCNVEGNGKVETYSQTAPTMNLFPITEKLSDFSSRNVVATQNLKPMDLFPQPPGFAASLPKEEVPEIATDSRVDKSATAEPERAQMTIFYAGKVIVFNEFPAEKAKEIMLLASQGSSQSNPNNQNAFAASKLARIDSSSSIGTSSSFVPPSLGNKTIHEHIQLPPQPLANDLPIARRASLHRFLEKRKDRVTARAPYQYQTNNSAAAAPAKPVESKSWLGLAAQSPN, translated from the exons ATGTCGAGCTCGCCGGTGTTTTCTGAATTTTCCGGGAAGAGGTCGGAGAAAGCAAGCTTCTCTCTTAAGTGTAGCCTACTGAGTCAGTACCTGAAGGAGAAGGGCTCCTTTGGCGATCTCAACCTCGGGATGTCATGCAATGTCGAAGGAAACG GAAAGGTTGAGACCTACAGTCAGACAGCACCAACAATGAATTTATTCCCCATCACTGAGAAATTGAGTGATTTTTCTTCCCGAAACGTGGTGGCCACTCAGAACCTTAAACCCATGGATTTGTTCCCTCAACCACCTGGGTTTGCTGCCTCCTTACCTAAGGAAGAGGTCCCAGAGATTGCTACCGACTCTAG AGTGGACAAGTCTGCCACAGCAGAGCCTGAAAGAGCCCAAATGACAATTTTCTATGCCGGGAAAGTAATCGTGTTCAACGAATTTCCGGCCGAGAAGGCCAAGGAAATCATGCTCTTAGCAAGCCAGGGAAGCTCCCAGAGCAATCCCAACAACCAGAATGCATTTGCTGCTTCTAAGTTGGCCAGGATTGATTCCAGCAGTTCAATTGGTACCAGCTCTAGTTTTGTTCCTCCTAGTTTGGGCAACAAAACTATACATGAACACATTCAACTGCCCCCTCAACCCCTTGCTAATG ATTTACCAATTGCAAGGAGAGCTTCACTCCACCGGTTCCTGGAGAAGAGGAAAGATAG GGTCACAGCAAGAGCACCGTACCAATACCAAACAAACAACTCAGCAGCAGCCGCTCCTGCCAAGCCAGTCGAAAGCAAGTCATGGCTCGGCCTGGCTGCGCAATCACCAAACTAG
- the LOC108979265 gene encoding protein TIFY 10A-like isoform X1 gives MSSSPVFSEFSGKRSEKASFSLKCSLLSQYLKEKGSFGDLNLGMSCNVEGNGKVETYSQTAPTMNLFPITEKLSDFSSRNVVATQNLKPMDLFPQPPGFAASLPKEEVPEIATDSSRVDKSATAEPERAQMTIFYAGKVIVFNEFPAEKAKEIMLLASQGSSQSNPNNQNAFAASKLARIDSSSSIGTSSSFVPPSLGNKTIHEHIQLPPQPLANDLPIARRASLHRFLEKRKDRVTARAPYQYQTNNSAAAAPAKPVESKSWLGLAAQSPN, from the exons ATGTCGAGCTCGCCGGTGTTTTCTGAATTTTCCGGGAAGAGGTCGGAGAAAGCAAGCTTCTCTCTTAAGTGTAGCCTACTGAGTCAGTACCTGAAGGAGAAGGGCTCCTTTGGCGATCTCAACCTCGGGATGTCATGCAATGTCGAAGGAAACG GAAAGGTTGAGACCTACAGTCAGACAGCACCAACAATGAATTTATTCCCCATCACTGAGAAATTGAGTGATTTTTCTTCCCGAAACGTGGTGGCCACTCAGAACCTTAAACCCATGGATTTGTTCCCTCAACCACCTGGGTTTGCTGCCTCCTTACCTAAGGAAGAGGTCCCAGAGATTGCTACCGACTCTAG CAGAGTGGACAAGTCTGCCACAGCAGAGCCTGAAAGAGCCCAAATGACAATTTTCTATGCCGGGAAAGTAATCGTGTTCAACGAATTTCCGGCCGAGAAGGCCAAGGAAATCATGCTCTTAGCAAGCCAGGGAAGCTCCCAGAGCAATCCCAACAACCAGAATGCATTTGCTGCTTCTAAGTTGGCCAGGATTGATTCCAGCAGTTCAATTGGTACCAGCTCTAGTTTTGTTCCTCCTAGTTTGGGCAACAAAACTATACATGAACACATTCAACTGCCCCCTCAACCCCTTGCTAATG ATTTACCAATTGCAAGGAGAGCTTCACTCCACCGGTTCCTGGAGAAGAGGAAAGATAG GGTCACAGCAAGAGCACCGTACCAATACCAAACAAACAACTCAGCAGCAGCCGCTCCTGCCAAGCCAGTCGAAAGCAAGTCATGGCTCGGCCTGGCTGCGCAATCACCAAACTAG